In one bacterium genomic region, the following are encoded:
- a CDS encoding radical SAM protein produces the protein MFTRLSGPINVQWELTSWCNHNCIHCYNYWRSEEIGSPVFEVNDSIFCLVEKEVVENNVFSITLTGGEPLLVIPRISNILKRMRSRGITFNLNSNITLLTPKMIYLLGELGIKSVLTSLMSADPQINDKISQRKGSYKIIVKKIRFAVQNGLGVSVNMVVTKDNFHTIEETGKLAKELGAKTFCATKASAPSNCLDFSEFSIDQAQLTEMFGVLLRIRDKYDINVDSLEHYPTCVFPNNDARATFGFRSCTAAKTSCSIGFNGEIRPCSHASMEYGNIADGLKNAWNNMHAWRDDSLIPILCKDKCSAFPFFCGGGCRIEAYTHNRGLGGKDPSCLGCINRNFHVIKNKTKNKGNTLYRVSDEVRFRPESFGAIAFFNQRNWLSIDHRMYKILMESRNVGSNIDPSVISKEYGVIIKEAEETISRLVSSKILVPLQP, from the coding sequence ATGTTTACTAGGCTTTCTGGACCTATAAATGTACAGTGGGAGCTTACATCTTGGTGTAATCATAACTGTATTCATTGTTATAACTATTGGCGATCGGAAGAGATAGGCAGTCCTGTTTTTGAGGTTAATGATAGTATTTTTTGTCTTGTTGAAAAAGAGGTGGTTGAAAATAATGTTTTTAGTATTACCTTAACCGGTGGGGAACCCCTGCTTGTTATTCCTAGGATCAGTAATATATTAAAAAGGATGAGATCAAGAGGAATAACCTTCAATTTAAATAGTAATATAACTTTATTAACGCCAAAAATGATTTATTTGTTAGGAGAGCTGGGTATTAAATCAGTTTTAACATCTCTTATGTCGGCTGATCCTCAAATAAATGATAAAATCTCCCAAAGGAAAGGTTCTTATAAAATAATTGTTAAAAAGATTAGATTTGCTGTACAAAACGGGTTGGGTGTTTCTGTTAACATGGTAGTTACAAAAGATAATTTTCACACTATTGAAGAGACAGGAAAATTAGCTAAAGAACTAGGAGCTAAAACTTTTTGTGCTACAAAAGCTTCTGCTCCTAGTAATTGTCTTGATTTTAGTGAGTTTTCTATAGATCAAGCCCAGTTAACGGAAATGTTTGGAGTGCTTTTACGTATTAGAGATAAGTACGATATTAATGTTGATTCTTTAGAACATTATCCAACTTGTGTGTTTCCAAACAATGATGCCCGCGCCACGTTTGGTTTTAGAAGTTGTACGGCTGCTAAAACTTCTTGTTCAATTGGTTTTAATGGCGAAATTCGTCCTTGTTCTCATGCTTCTATGGAGTATGGAAATATTGCAGATGGATTAAAAAATGCTTGGAATAATATGCATGCATGGAGGGATGATTCTCTTATACCCATATTATGTAAAGATAAATGTTCTGCCTTCCCATTTTTTTGTGGAGGTGGTTGTAGAATAGAAGCTTATACTCATAATAGAGGTTTAGGGGGTAAGGACCCTAGTTGTTTGGGCTGTATTAATCGCAATTTCCATGTGATAAAAAATAAGACTAAAAATAAAGGAAATACTTTATATAGAGTTTCTGATGAGGTGCGTTTTAGGCCAGAAAGTTTTGGTGCAATAGCATTTTTTAACCAAAGAAATTGGTTATCCATAGATCATAGAATGTATAAAATTCTTATGGAATCGAGGAATGTTGGATCTAATATTGACCCTAGTGTTATTTCTAAGGAATATGGTGTTATTATAAAAGAAGCAGAGGAAACGATTTCTAGGCTTGTAAGTAGTAAAATCCTAGTTCCACTTCAACCATGA
- a CDS encoding class I SAM-dependent methyltransferase — translation MKKDFWNNIFSQDKNYVKVSPLFLDELFKHINIKPNYKALDIGCGTGDLVIKLAKKGFQSIGLDVSDAALSKAKNNAEKEGVKNLTKFIEFDIDSSNYKNIPDSPFNLIACKLVFAFIKDKFSFLKNIKNILTKDGHFVLITPVLYPNVEYSEHLKKISVDKERTLELLNEVFSKVEIFKETPIKGNGTEIIFIASL, via the coding sequence ATGAAAAAGGACTTTTGGAACAATATATTTTCTCAAGATAAGAATTATGTAAAAGTAAGTCCTCTTTTTTTAGACGAACTATTTAAACATATTAATATAAAACCAAATTATAAAGCTCTAGATATCGGTTGTGGTACTGGAGATCTGGTTATTAAATTAGCTAAAAAAGGTTTTCAATCTATTGGCTTAGATGTTTCCGATGCTGCTTTATCTAAGGCAAAAAATAACGCAGAAAAAGAAGGTGTAAAAAATTTAACAAAATTTATAGAGTTTGATATTGATTCTTCCAATTATAAAAATATACCAGATTCCCCTTTTAATTTAATAGCCTGTAAATTAGTTTTTGCTTTTATAAAAGATAAATTCTCTTTTTTAAAAAACATTAAAAACATTCTAACTAAAGATGGGCATTTTGTTTTAATAACACCTGTTTTATACCCCAACGTTGAATACAGTGAACATCTTAAAAAAATATCTGTAGATAAAGAAAGAACATTAGAACTATTGAATGAAGTGTTTAGTAAAGTAGAAATTTTTAAAGAAACTCCAATAAAAGGAAACGGCACCGAAATTATTTTTATAGCTTCTCTATAA
- the greA gene encoding transcription elongation factor GreA — MQKYISQADLDTFKEELHELKTVKRHEIAERIEEAKSLGDLSENAEYLESREAQAFNEGRIRELEELVKTSVIIDENKNKAGARVAIEVGDTIEVKNEKGDKIIYTIVGSNGADPMQNKISNESPLGKAFLFRLPGEEVEAVTPMGKLKYKILAIK; from the coding sequence ATGCAAAAATATATTTCTCAAGCCGATTTAGATACATTTAAAGAAGAATTACACGAATTAAAAACAGTTAAACGCCACGAAATTGCAGAACGTATCGAAGAAGCTAAGTCGTTGGGAGATCTTTCCGAAAACGCCGAATATTTAGAATCTCGCGAAGCTCAAGCTTTTAATGAAGGCAGAATAAGAGAACTAGAAGAATTGGTAAAAACTTCGGTTATTATAGATGAAAACAAAAACAAGGCGGGAGCTAGGGTTGCCATAGAAGTAGGCGATACTATAGAAGTCAAAAACGAAAAAGGCGATAAAATAATTTATACTATTGTGGGTTCGAATGGTGCCGACCCTATGCAAAATAAAATATCCAACGAATCGCCGTTAGGTAAAGCGTTTCTTTTTAGATTACCCGGCGAAGAGGTTGAAGCTGTAACGCCAATGGGTAAGCTAAAATATAAAATCTTAGCGATAAAGTGA
- a CDS encoding M64 family metallopeptidase — protein sequence MKKYIFTLAIVMAWVTSVFSEEVPTITAIMENGHSSNRVNIVFLSEAYTASMRERFYSDARLAIDNMFERTPYKEYKKFFNVHLIWAASQDSLLSAVEYGQTPKTYFGQFGGYNPNLEIIESISRSFFGKEDPIVSVLIVNDFAGAEAAQPPGLSLIGIATLGAGMLRGDPKPFVPELYASTCAHELAHALAGVQDEYTGLLAMKPGQTERSFGSTVGLINVTTETKFNLIRWKHWIDPTVPIPTPSVDEFAGRVGLFEGGGGFASGWYHPELKCTMGAYDPDVEPRPQFCKVCREAIVKAIYKYVNPLADLAVDVGEHTTTFTIRNMPQPTDHNLRIQWFVDGVVMPIADDATTFQVTDTSIGYGQHTVKVEVTDTTEFVRYDPDKLLVNSKEWEVVSLPIPDFTGDDMVDFEDFFLFADYFGRKALTQEVQQYDLDWNGEIGFGDFFLFADSFGKSL from the coding sequence TTGAAAAAATATATTTTCACTTTAGCCATTGTTATGGCTTGGGTAACTTCTGTATTTTCTGAAGAAGTACCAACCATAACCGCAATAATGGAAAACGGCCACAGCAGTAACAGAGTAAACATAGTCTTTCTTTCAGAGGCTTACACGGCTTCTATGAGAGAAAGATTCTACAGCGATGCTAGGTTGGCGATTGATAATATGTTTGAACGTACACCTTACAAGGAGTACAAGAAGTTTTTCAATGTGCATCTGATATGGGCAGCTTCTCAAGATTCACTTCTTTCTGCTGTAGAATACGGCCAGACACCCAAAACTTATTTTGGGCAGTTTGGCGGTTATAACCCGAATCTTGAAATAATAGAATCTATTTCCAGAAGTTTTTTTGGCAAAGAGGATCCAATTGTTTCAGTTTTAATTGTAAACGATTTTGCTGGTGCTGAGGCTGCGCAGCCTCCTGGCCTATCTTTAATAGGTATAGCTACTTTAGGTGCAGGAATGTTACGTGGTGATCCGAAACCTTTTGTTCCCGAGCTATATGCGAGTACATGTGCGCACGAATTAGCGCACGCTCTAGCAGGTGTTCAAGATGAATACACAGGTCTTCTTGCTATGAAGCCTGGTCAAACCGAAAGAAGTTTTGGAAGTACTGTTGGTTTGATCAATGTAACCACCGAAACAAAATTCAATCTCATAAGGTGGAAACATTGGATTGATCCAACAGTTCCTATTCCAACTCCATCTGTAGATGAATTTGCTGGTAGGGTTGGTTTGTTTGAAGGTGGTGGAGGATTTGCATCTGGATGGTATCATCCAGAGCTTAAATGCACTATGGGTGCTTACGATCCAGATGTTGAACCTAGGCCCCAGTTCTGCAAGGTCTGCCGTGAAGCCATCGTCAAAGCCATCTACAAATACGTCAATCCGTTGGCGGATTTGGCGGTAGATGTTGGCGAGCATACCACCACTTTCACAATAAGGAATATGCCTCAGCCGACGGATCATAATTTAAGAATCCAATGGTTTGTGGATGGGGTAGTTATGCCCATAGCCGATGATGCCACAACTTTCCAGGTTACAGACACGAGTATTGGCTATGGTCAGCATACTGTAAAAGTGGAAGTGACAGATACAACCGAATTCGTTCGGTACGATCCCGATAAGTTGCTGGTAAATTCTAAGGAGTGGGAAGTTGTTTCTTTACCCATTCCAGATTTTACTGGCGACGACATGGTAGATTTCGAAGATTTTTTCCTCTTTGCCGATTACTTTGGCCGAAAAGCTCTTACCCAAGAGGTTCAGCAATATGACCTCGATTGGAATGGAGAAATCGGCTTCGGCGATTTCTTCCTCTTCGCCGACAGCTTCGGCAAATCTCTATAG
- a CDS encoding pitrilysin family protein, whose translation MPKYRESVLKNGLRLITSTNESASVAIVSLWVKAGARHEKKDQLGYTHFLEHLLCKKINNLYNETGRKQVGAYTNAFTSRENTHFIIELPIKYMDDSIKVLSALINDFEISTEDFEINKKIIIEEALIDENKPIRKFNFLVLKNFFSAHPLSQEPIGSMDVIKGSTIGQLREYQRSYFTPERSAIIVISNLPHKQILAETEQYFGSWSSNSKSETEKPVLVLNNHENYLYVSNQTEQTRILLNFHTPGGLNLKEEAALAIISNYLGFGTKSFLSEKLRHETGLVYTVNTFNTRYTDAGIFQIQTASSNPSKTVKIIFDSIYNFLQNISPQEIEETKEKIYNVFDRFYSSSKNELNFLGEGLSLFNKLFEPENYKKIIRETTFEEVVKTGKKYLKKDNSLLTILGPEDIKNRI comes from the coding sequence ATGCCTAAATACCGAGAAAGCGTACTAAAAAATGGATTAAGACTAATCACTTCAACCAATGAAAGCGCCTCTGTTGCTATAGTTTCGTTGTGGGTAAAAGCCGGCGCGCGACACGAAAAAAAAGATCAGCTGGGTTATACTCATTTTCTAGAACATTTGCTTTGTAAAAAAATAAATAATCTCTACAACGAAACTGGCAGGAAACAAGTAGGCGCTTACACCAATGCTTTTACCAGCCGTGAAAATACTCATTTTATTATAGAGTTACCAATAAAATATATGGATGATTCTATAAAAGTTTTAAGCGCGCTAATAAATGATTTTGAAATAAGTACTGAAGATTTTGAAATAAACAAAAAAATTATTATAGAAGAAGCATTGATAGACGAAAACAAACCAATTAGAAAGTTTAATTTTTTAGTATTAAAAAACTTTTTTAGCGCACACCCGCTTTCTCAAGAACCAATCGGCTCTATGGATGTAATAAAGGGTTCAACAATAGGACAACTAAGAGAATACCAGCGCAGTTATTTCACACCGGAAAGGAGCGCTATCATAGTAATAAGTAACTTACCTCATAAACAAATTCTGGCAGAAACAGAACAATATTTTGGATCGTGGAGTAGTAATTCAAAATCAGAAACAGAAAAACCTGTGTTGGTTTTAAATAATCACGAAAACTATTTATATGTATCTAACCAAACAGAACAAACAAGAATATTATTAAATTTTCATACCCCAGGAGGACTGAACCTAAAAGAAGAAGCCGCGCTGGCAATAATAAGTAACTACCTAGGTTTTGGAACTAAAAGCTTTTTATCTGAAAAATTGAGACACGAAACAGGCTTAGTTTATACTGTAAATACCTTCAACACCAGATATACAGATGCAGGAATTTTCCAAATCCAAACAGCTTCTTCTAATCCATCAAAAACGGTAAAAATAATATTTGATTCAATTTATAATTTCTTACAAAATATATCCCCGCAAGAAATCGAAGAGACTAAAGAAAAAATATACAATGTTTTTGATCGTTTTTATTCAAGCTCAAAAAATGAACTTAATTTTTTAGGGGAAGGACTCAGCTTGTTCAATAAATTATTTGAACCGGAGAACTATAAAAAAATAATTAGAGAAACCACTTTTGAAGAAGTGGTAAAGACAGGTAAAAAATACTTAAAAAAAGATAACAGTTTATTGACAATTTTAGGTCCAGAAGATATAAAAAATAGGATTTGA
- a CDS encoding GNAT family protein: protein MATEDLETSRITLKPIEDSDYPTLHRWRNESRFLALFSAKREVVSPENFTKELAREFERNRHLQFIVLRKKDVVALGTIFSFNFNHIDGYIFVNVYIDENYENRGYGAEAIVVIVRYLFKFLPIHKICFEVFEYNCLSLSTMRNAVSSYGFCEEGCFKEHRFFDGKYYDVFRFAILRDSLDKIESLLQKFKSRGQPLT, encoded by the coding sequence GTGGCCACCGAAGATCTAGAAACCAGCAGAATAACCCTTAAACCGATTGAGGATTCTGATTATCCCACTTTACACAGATGGCGTAATGAATCACGGTTTCTGGCTTTGTTTTCAGCGAAACGAGAAGTTGTGAGTCCGGAGAATTTTACCAAAGAACTAGCTAGGGAATTTGAACGAAATCGTCATCTACAGTTCATAGTATTGCGTAAAAAAGACGTTGTGGCTCTAGGAACAATATTCTCTTTCAATTTCAACCATATTGATGGATATATATTTGTAAATGTCTATATTGATGAGAATTATGAGAATAGGGGCTATGGGGCCGAAGCTATCGTTGTGATAGTGCGTTATTTATTTAAATTTCTACCAATCCATAAGATTTGTTTTGAAGTTTTTGAGTATAACTGCCTTTCCCTTTCAACAATGAGAAACGCAGTTTCATCCTATGGTTTTTGCGAGGAAGGCTGTTTTAAGGAACATAGGTTTTTTGATGGTAAGTACTATGATGTTTTCCGTTTCGCGATACTTAGAGATTCGTTAGATAAAATAGAATCTTTACTCCAAAAGTTTAAAAGTAGGGGGCAACCATTGACGTAG
- a CDS encoding bifunctional 5,10-methylenetetrahydrofolate dehydrogenase/5,10-methenyltetrahydrofolate cyclohydrolase gives MIFDGRQLANKILEEIKKETNLWPQKPSVAVVSFGAKKDNSSYIIQKRKTAESLGFGFKHYHYSKDDFSKARVYLNKIVKMENVSAVVVQMPLPAEINTSILNVIPPEKDPDLLSDRSVGMFFNEHSLVNPPTAEAILDILKEENISLSGKKIALLGYGRLVGRFLVPMLIKEGATVSIIDKNTPKEQVKQISLGSDIVISAVGEANLIKGDMLKSGAVVIDAGFSILDPALAGKGGVDGKIVGDVDLDSVKDKISLITPVPGGVGPITVARLFSNVAKLFKYSTKFKN, from the coding sequence GTGATTTTTGATGGTAGGCAATTAGCCAATAAAATTTTAGAAGAAATTAAAAAAGAAACTAATTTATGGCCACAAAAACCAAGCGTGGCTGTGGTTAGTTTTGGTGCCAAAAAAGATAATTCTTCTTATATAATTCAAAAAAGAAAAACCGCCGAAAGTTTAGGTTTTGGTTTTAAGCATTATCATTATTCTAAAGATGATTTTTCAAAAGCTAGGGTATATTTAAATAAAATAGTAAAAATGGAAAATGTTTCGGCTGTGGTGGTTCAGATGCCATTACCTGCCGAAATTAACACCTCTATTTTAAATGTTATACCGCCAGAGAAAGATCCCGATCTGCTTTCTGATAGATCGGTGGGTATGTTTTTTAATGAGCATTCTTTAGTTAACCCGCCAACAGCTGAAGCTATTTTAGATATTTTAAAAGAGGAAAATATTAGTTTGTCTGGCAAAAAAATAGCTTTACTTGGCTACGGCAGGCTCGTGGGCAGGTTTTTAGTGCCGATGCTTATAAAGGAAGGTGCAACAGTATCTATCATAGATAAAAATACGCCAAAAGAGCAGGTTAAACAAATTTCTTTGGGTTCGGATATTGTTATAAGCGCTGTGGGTGAGGCAAATTTAATAAAGGGGGATATGCTAAAAAGCGGTGCCGTAGTTATAGATGCTGGGTTTTCCATCCTTGACCCCGCCCTTGCAGGCAAGGGCGGGGTTGACGGAAAGATAGTAGGTGATGTAGACTTAGACTCTGTGAAAGACAAAATTTCGTTAATTACTCCAGTTCCGGGTGGCGTAGGCCCAATTACGGTAGCTCGGCTTTTTTCTAATGTAGCAAAATTATTTAAGTATTCAACTAAATTTAAAAACTAA
- the mrdA gene encoding penicillin-binding protein 2, whose amino-acid sequence MFRKKRIKNLDHLEIDEIFFDKHQLAENSFKWENRISKTISDSAIKKLGLVLLLIFGVVLFRNLYIVIFKNKEYTALAKANYIKEIWDRAPRGIIYDAKGKTLVKNVLSFNLVMIPAELPRNKEAQEKIVKILSELLQQSPDAIKEQYQDINRFSFRPVLVLEDLDHNELLAFKSQIENLPGFRLEENFKREYEDRGVFSHVLGYTGRVTEKDIKKQNDFLLTDVIGKDGAELQYENYLRGQNGVTMLESYAQGGIGRVVGSRQAVAGNNLNLFLDADLQAKLTEIMARHLNAIGLGRGAAIAIDPRGGGVLALQSFPLFDSNVFTTRLSLETFKNLFESNSQPMFNRAIGGVYPPGSTIKPFIGIGALQEKIVSDKTLINDKGFITVGNQIFKGWKVLGLVDVYKAIAMSSNIFFYTVGGGYGDIPGLGPEKLAEYYKKFGFSKLTEIDLPGEADGFIPTPNWKRLNKREGWFSGDTYNMSIGQGFVQTTPVQLSLATSAIANHGTLFKPRVVKNVTDASGKVIKNIEPEVLSKNFVDQESLEIIRKAMHETIVSGSGKLFHLYQAVQVAKQAQLKPVWVIIRMLGFLFLRHTKTQKLF is encoded by the coding sequence ATGTTTAGAAAAAAAAGAATAAAAAACCTAGACCATTTAGAAATAGATGAGATTTTTTTTGATAAACATCAGCTGGCCGAAAATAGCTTTAAGTGGGAGAACAGAATTTCTAAAACCATTTCGGATTCAGCCATAAAAAAATTGGGTTTGGTCCTTCTGCTTATTTTTGGTGTGGTTTTATTTAGAAATCTGTATATAGTTATTTTTAAAAATAAAGAATATACCGCGCTAGCTAAAGCTAACTATATAAAAGAAATTTGGGATCGGGCGCCTCGGGGCATAATTTACGATGCTAAGGGTAAAACCTTGGTAAAAAATGTTTTGTCTTTTAACTTGGTGATGATTCCGGCCGAGCTACCTAGAAACAAGGAAGCTCAAGAAAAAATAGTAAAAATTTTAAGCGAGCTTTTGCAACAATCGCCCGATGCCATAAAAGAACAATATCAAGATATAAATAGATTTTCTTTTCGCCCGGTGCTAGTTTTAGAAGATTTGGATCATAACGAACTTTTAGCTTTTAAAAGCCAAATAGAAAACTTGCCGGGTTTCCGCTTGGAAGAAAATTTTAAAAGAGAATACGAAGACCGAGGAGTGTTTAGTCATGTTTTAGGTTATACCGGCCGAGTTACGGAAAAGGATATCAAAAAACAAAATGATTTTTTGTTAACAGATGTTATTGGCAAAGATGGCGCAGAACTTCAGTACGAAAATTATTTAAGAGGCCAAAACGGCGTAACGATGTTAGAAAGCTATGCCCAGGGTGGCATCGGTAGGGTGGTGGGCAGTAGGCAAGCTGTGGCGGGTAATAATTTAAATTTATTTTTAGATGCCGATTTACAAGCCAAGTTAACGGAGATTATGGCTAGGCATTTAAATGCTATTGGTTTAGGTAGGGGCGCTGCAATTGCAATCGATCCAAGGGGCGGTGGAGTATTGGCTTTACAAAGTTTTCCCTTATTCGATAGCAATGTTTTTACAACACGTTTAAGCCTAGAAACTTTTAAAAATCTTTTTGAAAGTAATAGCCAGCCCATGTTTAACCGTGCCATTGGCGGAGTTTACCCGCCGGGTTCTACCATTAAGCCATTTATTGGCATAGGCGCGCTTCAAGAAAAAATTGTTAGCGATAAAACTTTAATAAATGATAAAGGTTTTATAACGGTAGGCAACCAAATATTTAAAGGCTGGAAAGTTTTGGGCCTAGTGGATGTTTATAAGGCGATTGCCATGTCTTCTAACATCTTTTTTTATACTGTGGGCGGTGGTTATGGTGATATTCCGGGTTTAGGGCCAGAAAAACTGGCGGAATATTATAAAAAATTTGGTTTTTCAAAATTAACAGAAATAGATTTGCCGGGTGAGGCCGATGGTTTTATTCCTACGCCAAACTGGAAACGTTTAAACAAGCGTGAAGGTTGGTTTTCGGGCGATACTTATAATATGTCTATTGGGCAAGGTTTTGTGCAGACAACCCCTGTGCAATTGTCTCTCGCTACTTCGGCCATCGCAAACCATGGTACTTTATTTAAACCAAGAGTGGTTAAGAATGTAACAGATGCTTCGGGCAAGGTTATAAAAAATATTGAGCCCGAAGTTTTAAGCAAAAATTTTGTAGATCAAGAATCTTTAGAAATAATTCGTAAGGCCATGCATGAAACAATTGTTTCGGGTTCGGGTAAGCTCTTTCATCTTTACCAGGCAGTGCAGGTGGCAAAACAGGCACAGCTCAAACCGGTGTGGGTAATAATACGCATGCTTGGTTTTCTGTTTTTGCGCCATACGAAAACCCAGAAATTGTTTTAA
- a CDS encoding amino acid--tRNA ligase-related protein — translation MASLDELRDTRISKLKALKDAGKYPYPARVRKDYTNSYIHENFDSLIASATPVFLAGRIKAMRLHGGSAFLDLEDNTGEVQVFLQKDRLGEEVFKLFETTTDVGDFIEVGGKLFKTKQDTKTLEVDSFKIVVKTLRPLPEEWFGLKDIEERMRHRYIDLILNKGVKASFKNRSQLISDIRKFLAKAGFMEVETPMLQPLAGGALAEPFKTHLNALDIDLYLRVAPELYLKRLLVGGFEKIFEIGRCFRNEGISPVHNPEFTMLELYWAYQDYKGLMKFTQKLLKKWIKGQWQTKDFSKIFKEKTGKKYTEVDPSELDEFYKKEVRAKIAGPMFITHYPESIMPLAKLKEGDPKLTESFQLVLNGSEVVKGFSEMNDPLIQREQMERQEQAFRGGNKEVTRLDENFLEALEYGMPPAAGLGIGIDRLAMIIGEHTNIRDVILFPLLRPKNKDI, via the coding sequence ATGGCATCATTAGATGAACTTAGGGATACTAGAATATCCAAACTTAAAGCTCTAAAAGACGCGGGTAAATACCCTTATCCCGCTCGGGTGCGTAAGGATTATACGAATTCTTATATTCACGAAAATTTTGATTCTTTAATAGCTTCGGCCACACCTGTATTTTTGGCCGGGCGTATTAAAGCTATGCGCTTACACGGCGGATCGGCTTTTTTAGATTTAGAAGATAATACCGGCGAAGTGCAGGTTTTTTTACAGAAAGATCGCTTAGGCGAGGAAGTTTTTAAATTATTCGAAACCACTACCGATGTGGGCGATTTTATAGAAGTTGGCGGCAAATTATTTAAAACTAAGCAAGACACCAAAACTTTAGAAGTTGATAGCTTTAAAATTGTGGTAAAAACCTTGCGTCCACTGCCCGAAGAATGGTTTGGCTTAAAAGATATAGAAGAAAGAATGCGCCATCGTTATATAGATTTAATTCTAAACAAAGGCGTTAAGGCATCTTTTAAAAATCGTTCGCAACTAATAAGCGATATCAGAAAGTTTTTAGCCAAAGCAGGCTTTATGGAAGTAGAAACTCCGATGTTGCAACCATTGGCTGGTGGCGCTTTGGCCGAACCATTTAAAACTCATTTAAACGCGCTAGATATAGATTTATATTTACGCGTGGCGCCCGAACTTTATTTAAAGCGCTTATTGGTGGGGGGTTTTGAAAAAATATTCGAAATAGGCCGATGTTTTAGAAACGAAGGCATAAGCCCAGTACATAATCCAGAGTTTACTATGTTAGAACTTTATTGGGCCTACCAAGATTACAAAGGTTTAATGAAGTTTACTCAAAAGCTTCTTAAAAAATGGATAAAGGGCCAATGGCAAACTAAAGATTTTTCTAAAATATTTAAAGAAAAAACTGGCAAAAAATATACCGAGGTTGATCCGTCCGAATTAGACGAATTTTATAAAAAAGAAGTTAGAGCCAAAATAGCAGGCCCGATGTTTATTACGCATTATCCAGAAAGCATAATGCCTCTGGCTAAATTAAAAGAAGGCGATCCAAAATTAACCGAAAGCTTTCAATTGGTTTTAAATGGTTCGGAAGTTGTTAAAGGTTTTTCGGAAATGAATGATCCTTTAATACAGCGCGAACAAATGGAACGCCAAGAACAGGCTTTCAGAGGTGGCAATAAAGAAGTTACACGCCTAGACGAGAATTTTTTGGAAGCGTTAGAATATGGGATGCCCCCAGCGGCTGGTTTGGGTATTGGTATCGACAGGTTAGCTATGATAATAGGTGAACATACCAATATTAGAGATGTGATATTATTCCCTCTCCTTCGCCCCAAAAATAAAGATATTTAA